The Bacteroidetes bacterium GWF2_43_63 genome contains a region encoding:
- a CDS encoding Holliday junction DNA helicase RuvA gives MIHFLHGKVAEINPAFVVVECNGVGYFVSISLNTYEKIQSQETVKLLTHHIFREDGQFLFGFHSEEERVIFRLLIGVSGVGANTARVILSAMNPSGVVEAVSNNNVALLQKVKGIGQKTAERIIVDLRGKFEKGSYVSENVSPQHNTIRQEALSALAQLGFARQAAEKAVDHALKSGELTTVEDVIRLALKYL, from the coding sequence ATGATTCATTTCCTCCATGGCAAAGTTGCTGAAATAAATCCTGCCTTCGTTGTGGTTGAATGCAACGGAGTCGGTTATTTTGTCAGCATTTCGCTCAATACTTACGAAAAAATTCAGAGCCAGGAAACGGTAAAACTTCTGACTCATCACATATTCAGAGAAGATGGCCAGTTTCTATTTGGCTTTCATTCCGAAGAAGAACGCGTTATTTTCAGACTCTTGATTGGCGTTTCTGGTGTTGGAGCCAATACTGCGCGTGTTATTCTGTCGGCTATGAATCCTTCGGGAGTTGTTGAAGCTGTTAGCAACAACAATGTGGCGCTGCTTCAAAAAGTGAAAGGGATTGGCCAAAAAACAGCCGAAAGAATTATTGTGGATTTGCGAGGCAAATTTGAGAAGGGGAGCTATGTTTCAGAAAATGTTTCGCCGCAACACAATACAATCCGGCAAGAAGCGTTATCTGCATTGGCTCAACTCGGCTTTGCCCGGCAGGCTGCCGAAAAAGCTGTTGATCACGCATTGAAGTCCGGCGAACTGACTACTGTTGAAGATGTTATTCGCTTGGCATTGAAATATTTGTAG
- a CDS encoding malate dehydrogenase has product MDPSTLKLEKLDRLMPADFTPGQLAEAQTIFLKKLSELAHHHYGGKIQTVPKAPVPGFNWFNVWYTPGVSSVSTGIRDNNDLSFDLSNRGNLVAVISDSTRVLGDGDVTPSGGLGVMEGKAYLMKYLGGVDGVALCIDSKGKDGKNDPDKIIEFVKMVQHSFGAVNLEDISQPNCFKVLDVLREECEIPVWHDDAQGTASVTLAGVINALKLAGKKMSEAKFVLFGAGASNTTIARLLITDGADPKKIIIFDSKGSLNKNRKDIEADTRFYRKWELCCSTNPDCTGTMEEAMNGADVLISLSTPGPDTIRKDWIKLMAPKSVVFVCANPVPEIYPYAAKEAGAFIVATGRGDFPNQVNNSIGFPGILKGALMVRARKITDNMAIAAAHSLAGYAEKRGINPENIVPTMDEADVFPFEAADVAMQAIKDGVARNTLSREKAYEWAKRDIDYSRNLVKSMSDGGFLPDPPSEIIEQALQFAINKVKSTL; this is encoded by the coding sequence ATGGATCCGTCCACACTAAAGTTGGAAAAACTGGACCGGCTAATGCCTGCTGATTTCACACCCGGCCAATTGGCTGAAGCTCAAACTATTTTTCTTAAAAAACTTTCAGAACTGGCACACCATCACTATGGTGGTAAAATTCAGACTGTGCCGAAAGCCCCTGTTCCCGGTTTCAACTGGTTCAACGTCTGGTACACGCCTGGTGTTTCTTCTGTTTCAACCGGAATCCGCGACAACAATGATTTGTCGTTCGATCTTTCAAACCGCGGAAACCTGGTTGCTGTTATCAGCGACAGCACCCGCGTTCTGGGCGACGGTGATGTCACTCCTTCAGGTGGACTTGGTGTAATGGAAGGCAAGGCTTACCTTATGAAATATCTGGGGGGCGTTGATGGCGTTGCTCTTTGCATCGACAGTAAAGGCAAAGATGGTAAAAACGATCCTGACAAAATTATTGAATTCGTAAAAATGGTTCAACACAGCTTTGGAGCTGTGAATCTCGAAGATATAAGCCAGCCGAATTGCTTCAAAGTGCTTGATGTTCTGCGCGAGGAATGCGAAATTCCTGTGTGGCACGACGACGCACAAGGCACTGCCAGTGTAACGCTGGCCGGAGTGATAAACGCCCTGAAACTTGCCGGTAAAAAAATGAGCGAAGCAAAATTCGTTCTTTTCGGCGCTGGCGCTTCAAACACAACCATTGCCCGCTTGCTGATTACCGATGGAGCTGATCCGAAAAAAATCATCATTTTCGACAGTAAAGGCTCATTGAATAAGAACCGCAAAGATATTGAAGCGGACACACGTTTTTACCGCAAATGGGAATTATGTTGCAGCACCAATCCGGATTGTACCGGCACCATGGAAGAAGCCATGAACGGCGCTGATGTGCTGATATCGCTTTCAACCCCGGGGCCAGACACCATCAGAAAAGACTGGATCAAACTGATGGCGCCGAAGTCGGTCGTTTTCGTATGCGCCAATCCGGTTCCTGAAATATATCCCTATGCAGCCAAAGAAGCAGGCGCGTTCATTGTTGCCACCGGCCGTGGTGATTTCCCAAATCAGGTGAACAATTCGATTGGTTTTCCGGGCATTCTGAAAGGAGCCTTGATGGTCAGGGCCCGCAAGATAACCGACAACATGGCCATTGCAGCAGCACATTCACTGGCCGGTTACGCCGAAAAACGCGGAATAAATCCCGAAAACATTGTCCCTACCATGGACGAAGCCGATGTTTTTCCGTTCGAAGCAGCCGATGTGGCCATGCAGGCCATCAAGGACGGCGTTGCAAGAAATACACTTTCGCGTGAAAAAGCCTACGAATGGGCAAAGCGTGATATAGACTATTCAAGAAACCTCGTAAAATCAATGTCTGATGGAGGATTTTTACCCGACCCTCCTTCGGAAATTATTGAACAAGCCCTTCAATTCGCAATCAATAAGGTTAAAAGCACGTTATGA
- a CDS encoding DNA repair protein RecN, translated as MLQSIHIQNYALIRQLDVDFASGFTVITGETGAGKSILLGAIGLLVGHRADHGVLLNEQQKCIIEGHFVLETNAFKKFFSENEIDFDGELIIRREISPGGKSRAFVNDTPVQLTVLKDLGDQIMNIHSQHETLLISGNRFQMQTLDSYCGNSALLAEYGDYFKKYIDCQHRISELTELIERRLSDADYFGFLFKELDQASLSAEELASLEQEQKMLMNAEKIGEGVFGSLQILSESDDNVQTALRRVEQHLQNASQYLPELSELAGRINQSLIEISDISDTLNRMSGKAEINPARLEKVNERLDEYSRLMHKHKVSEIKQLLLIKDEIDAKLEDNSNLEQKLEAEQKILDGLDKQLLQISTELDKKRRSAAPAFRDAILEILNNLGMPNALFEAALENTDTYKSDGTNSIRFMFTANKGEKLQDLGNVVSGGEMSRVMLAVKSMTAQRNMLPTIIFDEIDSGVSGLIAAKMGNILKKLSENHQVIAITHLPQIAARGEDHIHVEKNDAGEKMQTVLRQLDSDARVEVIARMISDEKMSDSALEMARQLLFN; from the coding sequence ATGCTTCAATCCATTCACATACAGAACTACGCACTGATACGTCAGCTTGATGTTGATTTCGCATCGGGGTTCACGGTCATTACCGGAGAAACCGGCGCCGGAAAATCCATTCTGCTTGGAGCCATTGGATTGCTTGTGGGTCATAGGGCCGATCATGGCGTATTGCTGAATGAGCAGCAGAAATGCATTATTGAAGGACATTTCGTTCTTGAAACAAATGCGTTTAAAAAATTCTTTTCGGAAAACGAAATTGATTTTGACGGTGAACTCATCATCCGCCGTGAAATAAGCCCGGGAGGGAAGTCTCGAGCATTTGTAAATGACACACCCGTGCAACTTACAGTGCTGAAAGACCTCGGCGATCAGATCATGAATATTCATTCGCAACACGAAACATTACTGATTTCCGGTAATCGTTTTCAGATGCAAACACTCGATTCGTATTGCGGAAATAGCGCGCTGTTGGCCGAATACGGAGATTATTTCAAAAAATACATTGATTGTCAGCACCGCATAAGTGAGTTGACAGAATTGATAGAACGCCGTCTGTCAGACGCTGATTATTTTGGTTTTCTTTTTAAAGAGTTGGATCAGGCTTCGCTTTCTGCAGAAGAACTGGCATCGCTGGAACAGGAACAGAAAATGCTGATGAACGCCGAAAAAATTGGCGAGGGTGTTTTTGGTTCTTTACAGATTTTATCAGAGAGCGATGATAACGTACAAACCGCATTGCGCCGTGTTGAGCAACATTTGCAGAATGCATCGCAATATTTACCCGAGCTGAGTGAATTGGCTGGGCGCATCAATCAATCACTGATCGAGATTTCAGATATTTCCGACACACTGAATCGCATGAGCGGCAAAGCTGAAATCAATCCGGCGAGACTCGAAAAAGTAAACGAACGTCTGGATGAATACAGCCGGTTGATGCATAAACACAAGGTTTCGGAAATAAAACAATTGCTTTTAATCAAAGACGAAATCGACGCAAAGCTCGAAGACAATTCCAACCTTGAGCAAAAACTGGAAGCTGAGCAAAAAATTCTTGACGGGCTTGACAAACAGCTTCTGCAAATTTCAACTGAACTCGATAAAAAGCGAAGATCGGCTGCACCAGCGTTCCGCGATGCCATACTTGAAATTCTGAACAACCTGGGTATGCCCAATGCCTTATTTGAAGCGGCTCTTGAAAATACTGACACCTACAAGTCCGATGGCACAAACAGCATCCGGTTCATGTTCACCGCCAATAAAGGAGAAAAATTGCAGGATCTCGGCAACGTGGTTTCAGGCGGAGAAATGTCGCGCGTGATGCTGGCCGTCAAATCGATGACTGCACAACGCAATATGCTTCCAACCATCATCTTTGACGAGATTGACAGTGGTGTATCGGGCTTGATTGCAGCAAAGATGGGCAACATTTTGAAAAAGCTTTCAGAGAATCATCAGGTAATTGCCATTACGCATCTGCCACAGATTGCGGCACGCGGCGAAGATCACATTCATGTTGAAAAAAATGATGCCGGCGAAAAAATGCAGACCGTGCTGCGCCAGCTTGACTCAGACGCTAGAGTAGAAGTAATTGCCCGCATGATCTCCGATGAAAAAATGAGTGACTCTGCGCTGGAAATGGCGCGGCAACTGCTTTTCAATTAA
- a CDS encoding RNA polymerase subunit sigma-24 has product MEVSPNFTEKAKRDYELVLRALNSGDQKAYTELMKNYREAIYFMMLKMTNDSTDADDLTIEAFGKAFRNLPQYTPDFAFSTWLFKIASNNCIDFIRKKRLVMTSIDQGVNNEDGSMAQNIPCEHPDPEEAIIKKQKHMALREVVEKLKPHYRKLVELRYYKEYSYEEIAEELNLPLGTVKAQLFRARDLLCQILSKDQEAI; this is encoded by the coding sequence ATGGAAGTGAGTCCGAATTTTACCGAAAAAGCAAAACGGGACTATGAACTCGTATTACGCGCGTTGAATTCGGGTGACCAGAAGGCCTATACGGAACTGATGAAAAATTATCGCGAGGCCATTTATTTCATGATGCTTAAGATGACCAATGACTCAACCGATGCCGACGATCTCACCATTGAAGCATTCGGAAAGGCATTTCGTAATCTCCCGCAATACACACCTGATTTTGCTTTCAGTACCTGGCTTTTCAAAATCGCATCCAACAACTGCATTGACTTTATCCGCAAGAAACGGCTGGTTATGACGTCCATCGATCAGGGCGTAAACAACGAAGACGGAAGCATGGCTCAAAATATTCCCTGCGAACATCCAGATCCGGAGGAAGCCATCATCAAAAAACAAAAACACATGGCCCTGCGCGAAGTGGTTGAAAAGCTCAAACCGCATTACCGCAAGCTTGTTGAATTACGATATTACAAAGAATACAGCTACGAAGAAATTGCGGAAGAATTAAATCTTCCTTTAGGCACCGTTAAAGCACAGCTGTTTCGCGCACGTGACCTTCTGTGTCAGATATTATCCAAAGATCAGGAAGCAATTTAA
- a CDS encoding ABC transporter ATP-binding protein, whose protein sequence is MEIPLLSVRNLTVSFGNAKAVNDVSFNLKKGQVLGIVGESGSGKSLTALSLIGLLPEVKNITAAGKILYSRNNAMQTDLAALNIKQLNKIRGNEISMIFQDPLSSLNPSMKCGLQAIEPLRYHLRLRKREAARQILQLFEKVKLPDPQKIFESYPHQLSGGQRQRVMIAMAMSTHPRILVADEPTTALDVTVQKEIIQLIRDLQSESGTSVIFISHDLALVRTIADHVLVMNKGVAVEQGEVENIFSNPAHDYTKALIACRPKLGNNPVRLPTVSDYVRQSDVDASTLHPERLFSNEEILKVENLSVHYALGRRSRSSSDAWFRANDNISLSLFKGETLGLVGESGCGKSTLIRAMLQLIKPTSGKVLFDGLDLTQLSGNKMRHLRTRMQIVFQDPYSSLTPTLSVRDALLEPMKEHRIFSNKRERIDYAVNILEKTGLSADDLKKYPHQFSGGQRQRIVIARALVLKPEIVFCDESVSALDVSVQAQVLNLFNDLKDEFGFTYVFISHDMNVVGYMSDRIMVMNKGKIVESGATREVIENPQQDYTKTLIDSIPVIE, encoded by the coding sequence ATGGAAATCCCGTTGCTCAGTGTTCGGAACTTAACTGTTTCTTTCGGAAATGCGAAAGCGGTCAATGACGTTTCATTTAATCTCAAAAAAGGCCAGGTGTTGGGAATTGTCGGTGAGAGTGGCTCGGGAAAGTCTTTAACAGCTCTGTCGCTGATTGGTCTGCTGCCTGAAGTCAAAAACATTACAGCGGCAGGGAAGATTTTATATTCCAGAAATAATGCAATGCAAACCGATCTGGCTGCATTGAATATTAAACAACTCAATAAAATCCGCGGAAATGAAATCTCAATGATTTTTCAGGATCCGCTCAGTTCTCTTAACCCGTCCATGAAATGCGGACTGCAAGCCATCGAACCGTTGCGGTATCATTTGCGCTTGCGGAAACGTGAAGCTGCCAGACAAATACTGCAGCTGTTCGAAAAAGTAAAATTGCCCGATCCGCAAAAAATATTCGAATCTTATCCGCATCAGTTGTCGGGCGGTCAGCGACAGCGCGTGATGATTGCCATGGCCATGTCAACACATCCGCGCATTCTTGTTGCCGATGAGCCAACCACAGCACTTGACGTAACGGTGCAGAAAGAAATTATTCAACTGATCCGCGATCTGCAAAGTGAGTCCGGCACATCGGTCATTTTTATTTCGCATGACCTTGCTTTGGTTCGCACCATTGCCGATCATGTGCTGGTGATGAATAAAGGAGTTGCCGTTGAACAGGGCGAAGTGGAGAATATTTTCTCCAATCCCGCACACGATTATACAAAAGCGTTGATCGCCTGCAGGCCTAAGCTTGGAAATAACCCGGTGCGACTGCCAACAGTGAGCGATTATGTCCGGCAATCCGATGTTGACGCTTCAACGCTGCATCCCGAGCGGTTATTTAGCAATGAAGAAATTCTTAAAGTTGAAAATCTCAGTGTGCATTATGCATTGGGAAGGCGCAGCCGAAGCAGTTCCGATGCCTGGTTCCGCGCCAATGATAATATTTCTTTGTCCCTGTTTAAAGGTGAAACGCTGGGCCTTGTGGGCGAATCGGGATGCGGTAAATCGACTCTGATTCGCGCCATGCTGCAGCTGATCAAACCCACTTCGGGAAAAGTATTATTTGATGGGCTGGATCTGACACAACTTTCTGGTAACAAAATGCGACATCTGCGAACCCGCATGCAGATTGTGTTTCAGGACCCCTATTCGTCGCTTACGCCAACGCTTTCTGTTCGAGATGCGCTGCTGGAGCCGATGAAGGAACATCGCATTTTTTCAAATAAGCGTGAGCGGATAGATTATGCGGTTAATATTCTTGAAAAAACCGGACTTTCGGCCGATGATTTAAAAAAATATCCACATCAGTTCAGTGGCGGACAGCGACAGCGAATTGTGATTGCACGCGCACTCGTGCTCAAACCTGAAATAGTTTTCTGCGACGAATCGGTCTCTGCCCTCGATGTGAGTGTGCAGGCGCAGGTGCTCAATCTGTTCAACGATCTGAAAGATGAATTCGGTTTCACCTATGTTTTCATTTCGCACGATATGAACGTGGTTGGCTACATGTCCGACCGCATTATGGTTATGAACAAAGGAAAAATTGTCGAATCGGGTGCTACCCGCGAAGTCATCGAAAACCCGCAGCAGGACTACACAAAAACATTGATTGATTCTATTCCGGTGATTGAATGA
- a CDS encoding 5-formyltetrahydrofolate cyclo-ligase codes for MEAKKALRRQMRAVKATLSDEEKISKSKLIFEYIEKQPWFIDAGIVMCYWSLPDEVITHEFCKKWMNKKIMLLPRMVGPDIIPVVFDGNLIKEPILGVEEPQGLEYRQTDMINVIIVPGVAFDSFGNRMGRGKGYYDKFLRKTKALKVGVCFAEQVAAEIPTDHHDLPMDLVISF; via the coding sequence ATGGAAGCCAAGAAAGCGCTTCGTCGTCAGATGCGGGCTGTGAAAGCCACTTTGAGTGATGAAGAAAAGATTTCTAAATCAAAACTGATTTTTGAATACATCGAAAAACAGCCATGGTTCATCGATGCGGGGATTGTGATGTGCTACTGGAGTTTGCCCGACGAAGTCATTACACATGAATTCTGCAAAAAATGGATGAATAAAAAAATCATGTTGCTTCCGCGAATGGTTGGACCCGACATCATTCCGGTAGTCTTCGACGGCAATCTGATTAAAGAACCAATTCTCGGTGTAGAAGAGCCACAAGGTTTAGAATACAGACAGACTGACATGATAAATGTCATTATTGTTCCCGGAGTCGCTTTCGACTCTTTCGGAAACCGCATGGGCAGAGGAAAGGGGTACTATGATAAATTTCTCCGTAAAACTAAGGCGCTAAAAGTTGGCGTATGTTTTGCGGAGCAGGTCGCCGCTGAAATACCAACCGATCATCATGACCTTCCGATGGATCTGGTTATATCGTTTTAG
- a CDS encoding DNA primase — MIRREDILRIMDAVRIEDVVGEYLSLKKRGSNLIGLCPFHNEKTPSFNVSPSLNIFKCFGCGKAGNAVNFLMEYEHYTYPEALRKLAGKFGVEIVEEEVDDDYKEKKTEEDQAYFVHEFAHKWFEKQLWETKEGMSVGLSYFHERGLSDAVIKKFGLGYSPQSYTAFADHARSEGFDKETLAKNGLISGESGSDRFRDRIIFPIFSISGRVIAFGGRTLRSDAKIAKYVNSPETPIYHKSNVLYGIHLAKNSIISQNECYLVEGYMDVIAMVSAGINNVVASSGTSLTGEQIRMIRRYSTNVCILYDGDLAGIKASFRAIDMLLAEGLDVRVILFPDKEDPDSYSRKYSAKALMDFLANNKKSFIEFKAEILFSEAGNDPLKRASVRKDIVQSISQIPNSFARQELVDRCSTILSVETKDLVGELNYILTNKEQRVNKQLLNNLEIEEEAPERQQPISGTDRQEESEKNILRMILLFGDKTLRFQVEDPDLKITEIVEKTVARYIFEELEDDSMKLTIPKLMRIYDICKVQTQTDGVSNTSRVLNMLDPNLTNSAADIMNSVYSLSPNWEKKHGIYIQHAENDNSILISEVDSTILEFKHLMLMREMDAIRRKLQEKNSEEDEILLVHQFQLYKIIDIEIEKRIRQRVINK, encoded by the coding sequence ATGATTCGTCGCGAAGATATATTACGCATTATGGATGCCGTGCGCATCGAAGACGTGGTTGGAGAATACCTGTCGCTCAAAAAGCGCGGCTCCAACCTGATCGGATTATGTCCGTTCCATAATGAGAAAACGCCCTCGTTCAACGTTTCGCCTTCCCTCAATATCTTCAAATGTTTTGGATGCGGCAAAGCTGGCAATGCGGTGAATTTTCTGATGGAATACGAGCATTACACCTATCCCGAAGCACTTCGCAAGCTCGCTGGCAAATTCGGAGTTGAGATCGTTGAGGAAGAAGTTGACGACGATTACAAAGAAAAAAAGACCGAAGAAGATCAGGCTTATTTCGTTCATGAATTTGCACATAAATGGTTCGAAAAACAGCTTTGGGAAACCAAAGAGGGAATGTCGGTCGGATTAAGCTATTTTCATGAACGTGGTCTGAGCGATGCTGTTATAAAAAAATTCGGACTCGGCTATTCGCCTCAGTCCTACACTGCCTTTGCTGATCATGCACGCAGCGAAGGTTTTGACAAAGAAACACTGGCTAAAAACGGGCTCATCAGCGGTGAAAGCGGCAGCGACCGCTTCAGAGATCGCATTATCTTCCCGATTTTCAGCATCAGCGGACGAGTGATCGCATTCGGAGGCCGCACCCTGCGCTCCGATGCAAAGATTGCCAAATATGTCAATTCGCCGGAGACGCCGATATATCACAAAAGCAATGTCCTTTACGGTATTCATTTAGCCAAAAACAGCATCATCAGCCAGAATGAGTGCTATCTGGTGGAAGGCTACATGGATGTGATTGCCATGGTTTCGGCGGGTATAAACAATGTGGTGGCATCTAGCGGGACCAGCCTCACCGGCGAACAGATCCGCATGATACGCCGCTATTCCACCAATGTGTGTATTTTATACGATGGTGATCTGGCTGGCATCAAGGCCTCTTTCCGCGCTATCGACATGCTGCTGGCCGAAGGGCTGGATGTGCGTGTGATTTTGTTCCCTGATAAGGAAGATCCGGATTCGTATTCACGAAAATATTCCGCCAAAGCGCTGATGGATTTTCTGGCAAACAACAAAAAATCATTCATAGAGTTTAAAGCTGAAATCTTGTTTTCTGAAGCTGGAAATGATCCTTTAAAAAGAGCTAGTGTAAGAAAAGATATTGTTCAAAGCATTTCTCAAATACCGAATAGTTTTGCACGACAAGAATTAGTTGATAGATGTTCTACAATATTAAGTGTTGAAACAAAAGATTTAGTTGGAGAATTGAACTACATTCTAACCAACAAGGAACAACGTGTAAACAAGCAGCTATTAAACAACTTAGAAATTGAAGAAGAAGCTCCTGAAAGGCAACAACCCATTTCAGGAACAGACCGTCAGGAAGAATCGGAAAAAAACATTTTACGAATGATCCTTCTTTTCGGTGATAAAACCCTGCGTTTTCAGGTAGAAGACCCAGACCTGAAGATTACTGAAATTGTTGAAAAAACTGTTGCCCGATATATTTTTGAAGAGCTTGAAGATGATTCCATGAAGCTGACCATTCCAAAGCTCATGCGTATTTATGATATCTGCAAAGTTCAGACACAGACCGATGGAGTGAGCAATACAAGCCGGGTTCTGAACATGCTTGACCCAAACCTGACCAACTCTGCTGCCGATATTATGAATAGTGTTTATTCACTCAGCCCCAACTGGGAGAAAAAACACGGTATTTATATTCAACACGCCGAAAACGACAATAGCATTCTAATCAGCGAAGTTGACAGCACCATTCTGGAATTCAAACATCTGATGCTTATGCGTGAAATGGACGCAATCAGACGTAAGCTTCAGGAAAAAAACAGTGAGGAAGATGAGATTTTACTTGTTCATCAGTTTCAACTCTACAAAATAATTGATATAGAGATCGAGAAACGAATCCGGCAGCGTGTTATCAATAAATAA
- a CDS encoding DNA-3-methyladenine glycosylase translates to MAAKDIQRCAWSTNDPLYIQYHDEEWGVPVRDDHKMFEFLILETFQAGLSWLTILRKRENFRKAFAGFDFEKVAKFTEKDFNLLMQDAGIIRNRMKIAAAMTNAKAFIEVRKEFGTFCNYIWAFVDNKPVHSKLKLLTDIPASTPLSDAISKDLKKRGFKFVGSTIVYAHLQACGLVNDHVKGCFRY, encoded by the coding sequence ATGGCTGCAAAGGATATTCAACGCTGCGCATGGAGCACCAACGATCCGCTCTACATCCAATATCACGACGAAGAATGGGGCGTGCCGGTGCGCGACGACCATAAAATGTTTGAGTTTCTGATTCTCGAAACTTTTCAGGCCGGACTTAGCTGGCTCACCATTTTGCGCAAGCGCGAAAACTTCCGGAAAGCCTTTGCCGGCTTTGATTTCGAGAAGGTGGCGAAATTCACCGAAAAAGATTTCAATCTGCTAATGCAGGATGCCGGCATCATACGCAACAGAATGAAAATTGCCGCAGCCATGACCAATGCAAAGGCTTTTATTGAAGTCAGGAAAGAATTTGGAACATTCTGTAACTATATCTGGGCCTTTGTTGACAACAAGCCGGTGCATTCAAAATTGAAACTGCTGACGGATATACCAGCTTCAACACCGCTCTCCGACGCCATTAGCAAAGATCTGAAAAAGCGCGGATTCAAATTTGTCGGCAGCACCATCGTGTACGCCCATCTGCAGGCCTGCGGCCTGGTGAATGATCATGTGAAAGGGTGCTTTCGATATTAA
- a CDS encoding glutamyl-tRNA amidotransferase, producing the protein MSLLEKISTDIMAAMKAREMEKLEALRGVKAALLVANTAEGGKEITEDDELKILQKLVKQRRESAEIYKTQNRMDLYEVEVNQANVIETYLPAQMSEEEVKKIIQEVIVQTGASSIRDMGKVMGMATKQLAGKADNSLVSRLVKELLPA; encoded by the coding sequence ATGAGTTTACTCGAAAAAATAAGCACCGACATTATGGCCGCCATGAAGGCGCGCGAAATGGAAAAACTTGAAGCATTACGTGGTGTCAAAGCTGCATTACTTGTGGCCAATACAGCCGAAGGCGGAAAAGAAATCACAGAAGATGACGAACTGAAAATTCTGCAGAAGCTTGTGAAACAACGCAGGGAATCGGCTGAGATTTACAAAACTCAGAATCGTATGGATCTGTATGAGGTTGAAGTCAATCAGGCCAATGTGATTGAAACCTATCTTCCGGCGCAAATGAGCGAAGAAGAAGTGAAAAAAATCATTCAGGAAGTTATTGTTCAAACCGGCGCCAGCAGCATCAGGGACATGGGTAAGGTTATGGGAATGGCTACAAAACAATTGGCTGGAAAAGCTGATAATAGTTTAGTGTCGCGATTGGTGAAAGAATTGCTGCCAGCCTGA